The Fusarium fujikuroi IMI 58289 draft genome, chromosome FFUJ_chr01 sequence GCTATCTCGGAGAATCTACAGTTGCCAAGAGTGACGGACTGGGACAGAGTCACAGGAGAAGCTGCACTCGGAGTAATCTCACTTGGTGTAATGTGATGACCAGAAGAGTAACGAGTAAGAGGCCATAGCCAGCTGGTCATCACATACACGGGTGATGACGCTCCCGAAGAGCCTATCGCCATGACGTCGACGAGTCCCGTCGGGATGGTATGGCCTACTGACTGTATGCTTGCTCTTTAGCAGGCAGCGCAGTGAGTGGTTTGCCGATTTGTGCAAGGCAAGGGTTCTGTCAGCTCTTCAGGAGAGTCCAACGCCAAATACGAGGATCAGACTCGGCCAATCGTGTCTATCGCAGATACAGAAGTTTCTATTTGGGGCGAGTGCCCAGACTCGAGGACTCCCACGTGAGTAGGACTCATTTCATGCGGTGAGAGGTCGATGGCGTTCGTCCCTTGTGCATACATAACCCCTGCTGCAGATGTTCTGTTTCACAATATGAGGGTGAGCAGAGGAGAGCACGTTGTTGTGTAGACGCTGGACTACAAGACCCTAATGCGCTGTGCCGAGTCAGCCTCGACTCAGCTCAGAGTTGTGCACTAGAGAGGGAGACAGACACGGTACAGCACAGTAGGTAATGTCTCGTCTTCACCGCAAAAGCGAGGTGCATATTTTGGAACAATTGTTATGTAGAGTTGAATCATGTGTCTCTGATTGTGTCAGCATCTACCAGTaggagcaacagcagcagcagcagcagcagcagcagttggATCAAACATGCGGAGGGTAGATGGATCTACTGCAAGATACCGCCTTATACTGTAGACATGCGAAAAAAACAACAACTTCAAACGGGGACCCCTTCTAAAAAAGTGGCAATCTGCAGTGCATTTCAGCTCTTCCAACACACGGGAAAGCATGGCTTCAGTGGGGGAGAGGGGGTCTTGTGTAACAATCAGCAAACGGTGAACGCGCAACTGAGGGAGGGAGACTCAACTCgaacgagagaagaggatagATACATTTACATGGACACTATCGTATGTGCATAGCCTTTGCATAGCCTTTTACTCGAAACCCTCGACAAGAATTGCCGGTCACGTCGTCTCTGAGAGAAGATATACAGTACATGATCTCACTCAGAGAGAGTACTGTATTAGTGAAAACACACTCAGCATAATTGATTACCCAGAATGCAACATCCTTGTCGAATACTCGCTTGGCCTGCCAAACAACGACCGTTTATGCCGTTGCAACACACAACGCAGCTGAAGtatgtctctgtctctctgtctctctctctctctccggCTCCCATTTCCCTGTAGACACCGTCCCCTTCTATAATATCATGTCATGTCCTACACCAACAAACATCGGCTTCTAGACTATCCGTCCTTTTCCCATCCGTTCATCcacccatccatcatccatcgtGGCAGCCACAACTAGAAAGCCCTGCTGGAGAAACAAACGAAAGAGGCCTCGAAAACCTTGTATAGGAAATATTCTCCGTCAGCCACGATGCAAGCCCCCCCCTTGTCTACCAAGTTTGAGTGgatggaagagagagagagagagaggcatACGAGACTATTCTCGTCGGACGCGGGTGACTGCAGTGTCGATGCCGTGTAACACTTGAACAAACAAAAGACGTAGACATACACCACATtacattgcattgcatgcTCAATTGAGGCTGTATTATAGTGGTAGAGTCACCGAGGCACCAGCCTGATCTTGTCCATGCTACCGGTCCTGCTGTGAGAACTATCACCGGTTTGTGCTTCGTACTTTTGGGGCCTGGGCCTAGAGACTTTGTTTTGTGATTTGTTGATCACAGGATGATTAGAGTGACAGCTACAGCTGCAGTTGCAACTATTATAGGTCCAGATTCGACAAAGGGGGGAAAAAGACAGTCTAACTATGTGAGATGCCGTCTCCTCAAGTATTCCTCACCTCGCTCGTTTgacctttttctcttttctccctctcctcttcccGTTTTTTTTTTGAATTGGTCTATCCCTTTCCGTTTCTGTCATTATCGTCTACATCTCTCTCGCTTCGAGTTGCCTCCTCTTAATTCAGCTGAAACCCCAGAGCATGTCCCATCAATAACACTctcccttccccttcccctCTTCCTCACTCCTTCAAATGTCCACCAAGACAAAAGGCTGCAGCGGCCACAGCTGGGGCTTCATTGAGCCTGATGTCCAGGATCCGCCACTATGCATCAGCTTGTGTAGGGAGAGGTTTCTCAAGGAGCTGGTGCCAGGGGATGAGACAATTGAGCGTGTGTGCGAGGTTCTTCAAGACAGGGACTGGATGGAAAAGGAGCAGCCGTTTCGGGCGCTGTATTGTTGTGATGCTCAGGCTTGTGGTGTGGATAATCTGGGCGAGGGTGGAAAAGATCGTATGTGATGATGGCTTCGGGTTGTTGTGATGCTAACAGGTCTAGCGAATGTGAATTGGCTCATCAATACTTGTCAAGAGTAAGCCCGTCTCTACTATAACTCTTGAATACTCGTACTAACATATCAAAGCCATGGCTACCACTCTATAATAGACCCGGGCCCTCCACAGCCATATCACATTTGTGACCCTGAATCTCTCAACGACGACAAAGACTGTCAACAAGCAAGAGGAACAGACAAGTCACAGTATGCATCATCTCAAACGACTTCAAGGGCTTCAGCATCAGAGAGTACGCTACAAGCCACAACAAAGCCAGCAACAACATTAGAAACAACTTCAGTTCCAATACAAAGCTCAATGCCAGAAACCACATATTCCACCACATCAGACCCTTCAACACTCGCAACCTCCGACCCCTCAAGCAGCGACTCAAGCAATACCAACAAAGGAATGCCCTTGGGCGTTAAAGTCACAATAGCTATCATCTCAGTAGTCGGTctcctcgccatcgccgccCTCATATCCTGCCTCCTTCGAAGACGTCGATCTCGCAAGACCGATATTCGAAGACTCATCAAGCATCCCTCTTCACCTCCTCCTCGCGCAGACTCACCTACGCCTTTGGTTTCACCCACTATTTCCCATACAGATCCTGATGGTGTCCCACTCACACCGCCTGCACGACTTCGAGAGCGAAGATTTCTAGCTAATGAGCCGAATGGGTTTCCTACGTCTCCGGTGTATTCACCTACGAGCAGTAAACTCTCACCACGGCATGAGAGGACACCGAGGATTTATAATGCCAACCAAGTTCCCATGATAGTCATGACGGCACCTGATGGTGGAAAAGTCAGGGATGATGGGTCGCTAAGTTTCAGCGATGGAATTATCACTCCTCCGCCCTCTGCTCATATAGCACCTCTTGGCTATAATACCCAAACTTCTCCACCAAGACCCCCAAGATCTCGTGATGCTTCATTCAACATGCTCGCTAGTCCTGGACCTCCACCCACGAGGGCACTTCCATCGACGCCTCCTTATCGACCGTCGACTCCAACATCGCCACCTCGAAAAGGAACGATGCCTCTCTGAGATCTGAGAGATACTCAAGTCCATATCGCACCTGAAGCTATGTCGAGTTTATAGAATAATTCTATGCCGGGAGACTCCAGATAATGGGATCACCAAGATAGACGTTAGATATCATACACGAcgcatgtatgtatgtatgcatgaTGACACAGAGAGCAGTGGCCAAAAGTCACACGATCTACACATGTAATATCCTTAACAGGCACTTTCACTACAgtaatttactttatttcttccATGTAACatacttacttatctatCTCATCTTCTAAATACCAATTTCCTTCAATGACTTGACAAGATCCGTCACACTCTTCTCAATGCTGATCCAGTCAATCTTGAGCAACTTCTCCGTCTCCTGCGTATCAATCTTAAAGATCTGGTCCTTGGGAGGAAGTTCCCCGCCCTTGACTTCAGGCCCAGGGAGTCTATCCTTAAACTCTGGGAAGTTCTTGGCAACAGCATCGACAATCTCACGGTGCGAGAACCATCCAGCCGTAGCAAAGAGTCGCTTTCCACCAGCGTTAGGTTCCTCGAGACCTCTGACGTGAGCACGAGCAGCATCCCGAACGTCGATCCATAACGGAACAGGTGTACAAGGAGGAATCTCGTCTTTCCAGTCGCCCCTCAGAAGCTTGACAATCCTCTCATTGGAAGTGTTGATGCTCTCGAGCGTAGCAAGATGCTTTGATACAGGTCCCAGAACAAGAGGTGGACAAACGGTCACGATATCGAAAGagggcttcttctcagcgACAAAGTCCCAAGCTGCACGCTCAGCAAGAGTCTTTGAGGCGCGGTAGGCAGTCATGAATGAGCTGCTAATATCGTCGATTGTGACGGGGTTCCAGGTCTTTTCTGAGAAGACGTGAGAACCGTCTGTGAAGTGTGCTTCGTCGAGAATAGAGGCGAAGGATGAGGTTATGACGACTCGCTTCACGCCTGGTGCCGAGGCGTGGAGGGCCTTGAGAATACCTGTTGTGCCGATGACGGCTGGGTCTATAAGATCCTTCTTAGGGTCGGCTAGACATTTTCAGTCagtcattcattcattcatttaAGCATGGCCCAAAATGCACCGAGACTCACTGATGTTGTAGTGGAAAGGACTGGCAACATGAATAACAGCGTCAAGACCAGGTGCCTTGGCCACTTCATCAAAAGCATCAGGCTTAGCAATATCTGGCACAAGGACGATCTCTAGCTTTCCAGCCTCGGCTTTATCTGGGAATGCATTGCGGATCTTTTGGGCCTTATCTTCTGAGCGGACGGTTGTCACGACGGCGTAATCCTTTTCAAGGAGCTGTTCCAGAGTGTGAGCTAAAGTTTGTTAGATAGGTGCTACCCTTTATTGTTCTCAAAGAGCACAACATACCGGCAATGAAGCCTGAGCCACCTGTGCTATCATTAGTGATTGACTCAGCATGAATATGTCACGACTAACATACCAGTGAGGAGAACCTTGGTCATGATGATAGCCTTAGCACTTGAGCGTTATGTAGTTGTATAGTTGAGTTTCTATACTTGCTGAGTGTGTGCCAACAGTTAaagaagaacctcaaggcGCAATATCTCGTCGTTTGACGTCAATGGCCTCTTATACCTCGGATACACGTTGGGGGTCTTTGATAAACTGGGCCCGCATTCGTCATTCCAAGTTGGGGGATTCGACGATTCTCTTTCCCCTCCCCCacgttctcttcctcttttgtAACTATATGCAACTCTGTTCATCTTCCGCTACCGGAGAATTTCACTCCAACTACAATCACATCAATAAGCCCGAGATCGTGTCTGACGACCCCAGCATATCAGATCatgtatgtatatatatatacatatcAAGTCACTCACAATATGGAACTCAAGTAATATCACATTTCTCATAACCGTCCATAAAATACACATAcaaaataaattattacaATCGAGACAGATAAACGAGAGGGAAATTCCATATACACGCCTGGTGTAGGCCTATACCAAAGATTCGCTGCATCAATCTCCTATTCCTAGTTGATAATGATGGCTCGTCTCGGCTCCTGACTTCCTTCACATTGCCACTTTGCTCCAATGGATAAAAATCCATATCAACTTAGACATCAATCGCTAAGCGTATGCCCAGGTCAGTTCGCCCCTCGCTAGGAAGTCCCATTCTCGTTCATGTCTCGCAAGGGCATGTCATCCAATTCCATACGCAATGCTCGCTGTAGAAATATGCGCTTGAGTTGAATAATCACCGCTTTTCCCCACGCGTCACACAATGCATGTGGCGTGAACTACCCACCGCATCACCTTCGCCTCCTCTAACCCCAATCTTGGCGTGTTATCCACTACCAAACCTCGGAGCTCACCCTTCAGTGTTTGATGTGTCTGCTGCAGCTGGTGGCGCTGGTGTCTCCGGGGGCTGAGGATGAGCCACACCGCCGAGGCCAGGAGGTGTTGGGGCTTGTTGAGGGATAGGCAATGTCATAGGTCCCTTAGGAGCGATGATACGCCCAGGGAGACTCTCACCGCGAATCACCTTCTCCACCTCGGCCTTGTCCAAAGTCTCGTACTTAACAAGAGCCTTGGCTAACAAGTCGAGTTCGTTTCGCTTGTCCGTCAACAGTTTTCGTACATCCTCGTACGATTTTCGTATTGTCCTCTGAACCTCGCCTTCAATTGCTGCCTTTGTTTCCGAACTGAGGTTCTCGTATCTGCGGCCATATTCAACAGGTCCCAGAGCACTAGACATGCCAAAGAGTGTCACCATCATGAAGCTCAGGTCGGTGGCCCTCTCGAGATCCTAAGAGAAATGAGTATATGTTTATGATAGCTTATCCTTTAAAACTTACCGATGAAACACCAGAGGTCACCTTGTCGTCACCGTATCTTAGCTCTTCGGCCATCTTTCCTCCAAGTGCCACGCGGATATTTGACATATACTCAGCAGCTGTGTAAGAATACTTGTCCATCTGGGGAAGTTGCGCGGTGTGGCCCAGCGAGGGACCCTTGGGAAGGATTGTGACCTTGTACAGAGTGTTTGAGCTCTCCTTGTCGAAAAGCTGAACAAGCGCATGGCCAGCCTCGTGATAAGCagtcatctccttctctttctcagTGATAACCATTGACTTGCGTTCGGAACCCATGGTGACTCGGTCGTAGGCCCATTCCATATCTTGCTTCCGAACAACAGTGGCCTTGGCCCGGCTGGCTCGGAGAGCGGCAACATTCAACATGTTCTCAAGCTCGGCACCAGATCGACCGGGGCATCGAGcagcaatggcttcaaggtcaacatcAGGCCcaaccttgatcttcttggcgtGGTGCTTGAGAATAGCAATACGGCCACGAACATCGGGCAATTCGACATTAACGTGACGGTCAAATCGTCCAGGTCGGGTAAGGGCCTTGTCAAGCATTTTGGGCAAGTTGGTGGctccgatgatgatgattttgcTGTCCTGATCGAAGCCATCCAATTCGGTAAGCAACTGGTTCAGTGTCTGCTTGGCATGGGCTTGGTCCCGCGGGTTTCGCTTGCCTCCAATGGCATCGAGTTCGTCGATGAAAACAATGGCAGGGGACTTGCTCTTGGCTGCAGTGAAGAGGTCACGGACTCGCTTGGCACCGACGCCAACAAAGATCTCGTCAAACTCGCTTCCAGACATGTAGAAAAAGGGGACACCAGCTTCGCCGGCAACAGCTCGAGCAAGAAGCGTCTTACCAGTACCAGGAGGACCAACCAGGAGGACACCCTTGGGCAGTTTAGCACCAAGATCACTGAACTTTTCGGGATTCTTCAGAAACTCGACAACTTCTTGgagttcttctttggcttcgtCGCAGCCGTGAACATCGTTGAATCGAGTATtttgcttctcagccttgacctCAGAGTCTGCCTTGCTACTAGGTCCACCGCGACGGAATGTACTGAACGCCTCGATGGCAATAGTAACAAGCGCGAAACAGAGATAGGTGGTCAcaatgaagatggcgagaaacTTGACCCAGCGGAAGATAGTAGACCGAGTTGACTCCTGAACGATAACGTGAATGGGCTCACCCTTATGACCCATAGGATTACCCCCATTGGCGGACCCAGCCACAGCAGCGTTGGCAATGCCTTGCTCATAAGTTGGCCATTGAGTTCCAGCGAAGTTTCCGTTCACAGCGCCTTGCGCATTCGCAGCTTGGTTAGCGTTAACACCAAGCATCGTGAGGGCTCGCTGGTAAGCATCGTTGGTTGCAGCGTTGGAGGCAAAGCGTCCAGATTGATATCGTTCCACAAGAATAGCAGGCATGTTGGCACGGAGAAGGAGCTGGTAGAAAGCGTTTTGTGCGTTCGCATTACCGGGATTTCGATTGGCGGATTCCTCCAATGTTGCCAGCTGGTTGCGGGAAATGCCATTGGAGCTGCCGAATGCTCTGCGCTGAACAGAAAATGCACTGAGAGTTGAGATACCACGAGGAGATGAGAGAATACCGGAGGAAGACTGCGAAAACGAACGTAGGAAAGACGACTGGGTCAATACGCGGGGCTGAAATTGAGGGTGTCGCAAAATGGGGTTGGCCGCTCGGAGGCCAATGCGGCCCATATTGGAAAGGGTTGCCTGAGCAGTCATCGGGGTCATGGGAGAGAATCGTGAGCGAGAGAGGGAACCAAAGTCAACTTGTTGAAGGAATTCGGGGATTCGAAATTCGGTCAACTGTGACAAAGATTAGTATGATGGTTGAAAATGTCAAACAGTTACAACGAACTCGTTGAGCTTCTGTCACCTTTGTCTGTTCCACGCCATTCTTCGAAGGGATCGATCGACCGGGTGTGACTGAAGTCATGTGCCGCCATGGAGCCATAGCGATATTCGTAATCGAAGGCCATAACtccgttgttgttgctgccatGTTCTAGAGCCTCGTTAGTTACCGTCGGCGATAGCTCTCTTCTAAACTCCGCAACGACATACTGGCAGCATCATGGCATTGTAAGCCATGCTGAGGAACTATATGCACCAGAAGTGCTTTCAGGGTGATGATTTTCGTACTGATGCTCAGAAAAAGGTTGATTGTAAAGTGTCTTGATGACGTGCAAGTTAGTAGGCAGATGGTCTGCGCCTCCGCCACGTCTAACGGTTTCTCGGAGGCAAACGTTTGCCGTGCACCGAGATTGCCTTGTGGTAAGTCTACTCAAAGAGACGAATGGATTGTCTACCGGGATGCACTCATAGTGAATCGCGCGCAGGCATCATCAGTATGTAATCGATGGGGAGTTCGGTTCGCTTGCCACTCTGGTCCGCTGTTCGGCATCACACGATGGGCCCTTTCCTATTTGAGAGGATGCTGAGTCATCCTCTCTCGGCCCTCAGATCTTCCGCCTCCCGATCCCGGTCATGGCACAACGCTCTTATCATTGGTTGTGAGTAGGTGCTGTGTAAGTGGCAGTGATGCTTTGACTGTGATTTTGCAAAACTGTTTGCTCAGGATTTTGGTTGTTGTGATCAGTAGAAGCCTAGTGTATGTGTTGGGGGATAGAATTGGCTGGCTAATGGAAGTAAGACATATTCTAAGACTATGATCAGCCTGGGTGACCCCTTTGCGCGAGCCACTTTGCGACAGACCCTGCTACTCCTACTCTAGATCCTTCATCCAATATCTCAGGTGCTTCTTTCTCACTAGGTATGGGGCGTTTTCCAGGTTTCTTAGATCTCATGGATGGATATCTCCGTGGGTATATTAGATGTGAATAAGGAGCTTCGTTTACTTTCTCCATGTCTGTCATGCGTGGGTATTCTCATTGTCTCCCATGGCCCCTATCGCCCCCAAAATCCCCGGTAAaaaccttcttgtcctcttgAATCTTCATGAAACCCTGTTATGCCTTCTCAAAATGCTATCCCCAGTGGTCTTCCCCCCCTCACCCCTTACAAATTATCTGTCTAATCCAATATCGACACAATTCTCTCAAAGGGTATAGGTGCTGTTCAATGCtgaataaaaaagaaagtgAATGCCAACAAGAGTAGAGAAAGTTCCGAAAACATAGTGTCATTAGTACAATCCGAGCTATCAAGGATAGATGACACAGGGTGCTGCAATGCCAACCATCCAATATCAGAAATGTGAAGCTGGAAGAACATTGGCTGCAAAAGGCAAATTGCTCTCAGAATTCCACTAATGGCAAGAAGCAAGACAGAAACGCCAAATGACATGCTTTTCGAATCGCAGATGACATCTTTCATGTGTTCTAGAGATATGCTCGAGGATGCAATAGAACAGTACATTTCCTCCAACAATGTCCCGATGGGTATATCCTCTTCaagaataataattaagttcATGGAACAGAGATCGTTGTGTGGTCCAGCCTCGGTATGATCGTTATGTTACAAGTGATTATCGTAAATGGAAAGGGGTAATTGCTTAACGTGTTGAATATGGCGTTCGTAAAACATAGCGTGATTCAAGCAGTCATCCATCACATGCTCGCCAGTCTGCTGCTGGGTAGTTGCAATGAAGGGTCCTCAAACTCAATCTTTGGCCCGTAAATATCATAAACTGCAGTTCCATATGCAGGTAACTGTCCGATGGTTGTAACTTCGATCGGCGGGTCATAGTGTGGCCACTGCTCTTGCTGTGGGTGGGCTGACGGTGGAGCGTAGTGCCCGGCCGTTGGAGGAATATGCTGCGCTTGGGATACCACTGGCTGCTGTGGCTGAGCCATATGGTGTTGGATAGGTTGCTGGTATTGAATCATTGCCGGCTGAGATTCGGCTGTTGTGTATGCTGGCTGGCTTCCAGGTTGATGTGCGTAAAAGCCCTCAGGAATCATAGGGCTAGGGACTGATGTAGCAGAAAAGGTGCTTGGGCTGCTTTGAATTGAGGTCGCAATTCCGGGTGCTGAATATGGAAGCTCCATGGGAGGTCGTTCCACTTGCTGCGATAGCTGGTAATGAGGTGGTACAGTGCTTGTCATGGTAGCAACACCTGGATTTCCTGCCTCGGTGACATAGTAAGCCTGTCTCGGCATAGTTGCTGCTCGATGGACGAGCTGAACGTGTGGGTGTTGTTCGGGGACGGGAGTACCGTGGTACTCATGAGGAACATTGGCGGGGATGCCTTGCCGGTTGCCGTAATGCTGGTGCATGTGGTGGCCATGGACTTGTGATTCAAAATCAGCGTAAGAGGAGGCACGATGTAAGGGCCCGCTGGGTGCACCCTGGTTCATGGAAACCATCTCATGAGGTGACCAAGGCATCGAGGAGTGCTGAGGAGTGGAGGGAGactcgtcatcgtcagaaTCCGAGGAGCAGTCGTCGATGTCGTTAGGGTTCATTCCTTGCTGGTGGGATCTCCGTTGGTGCTTGACCATGGTTGTTTTGCGGCAAAAGCTGAGGTCGGGTTAGTACGTGATGGGTTCGATGGTTATGTTGCGGCCTACCTCTTGGAGCATCCATCGTGAGCGCATTTATATGGACGCTTTCCGGTGTGAATTCGTCTATGACGAGCCAGACTTGATGACTGTGTTATCTGTTAATCCCATTCAAACCATTGGCTTGGTCTACACTTACATCCGAGAAACGCTTCCCACAACCGATGTGCTGGCATTGATGAGGCTTCTCTCCTGTGTGTGTCCGAATATGAACAGTCAGAGCACTCCGTTGGATAAAGCTCTTCCCACACCCAGGAATAGAACAAGCGTATGGTCTTTCATTAGTATGTATACGATAATGCCTCTGTAGATCGGACTTTCGATTAAAGCTCTGCAACAGAAGTCAGTCAAGTCCTACGGCCGCGGATCATTCTGGCAACAAACCTTTGTGCACGATTGCCAGTCACACTGGAAGGGACGAGCTGTGGGCTCGTTCTCGACTAGTTCCATAAGTTCCATGATTTTGTTAAAACTTGGACGTGCCTCTAAGGCAATGCTTGTGTAGGATGCAGAGATAAGGCGGAAATAGTTGTTGGCAAGATGTTGACTTGTCACAGCATAATAATTTCAGAGGCTCGCTGGGGAAGAGTTGAAGATCCGATGCAGGAGATGTTGCCTAGACTTGCTGAAGGAGTGACAGGTCAACGTTTGCCAAAGGCCTTGGATTAGGGTATAAGAGGCGGCGGTGAGATCCAATTGTAAATGAATCGGCGATTATAAAGTGACGTATAAGTTCTGATCTGACAATCGAAGAGTGTCTACACTGTTGAAGGGGTGAAGAAGTTGTGCGACTGTCTGTATATAAAAAGCTGAAGGTgggatatataaaaagacGTGTGAAGTTGAGAATCTAGAAGCCAGGTTGTGTGGGAGCTGAGTGCTTAAGTCTTAACAGGGCGTGCCGTGTTAATGCAGGCGGTCCAAGTATTGCCTAGTGGATCGGGAAGAGATTTGGCTGGGGTTGGGGGAGAGCTTTATGGCTGTGGTGGTGGTTTTTGAGGGATAATACCAGAGACCAAGTAGACGAGCCAGGGGAATATTGAAGCTTATAGTTGATTGGACTCGGAGCGAGCACGAGTCGATAATATGACTGGACTCCGAGGTTCGCCTGAGAGTGTTGAGTCGTGAAAACAAGCTATTTGACGTCTAGTTGATGTGATTCGAGTCAGGTAGACAGTTGATACAGGTCCATTCAAGCCAGACAGTACTGGGGGTTCGGCGACAGATATCAACAACGGTCGTCACTGGGTTATGGGTTTATGTCCGGTCCCGCTGGATAAGGGCAGTGGAGATCAGGAGTGCTTGGGAGACGAAGAGGATAGTGTGATGTAGTGCAGTGTAGTGTAAAATAGCCAGGGCCATGCAGATGCTAAATACCAGACTGAATAACCCAAGCTCGAAGGATGGGCCGTCGCAAATCTGACTCCAGTTGTAGGCGTGCAGCGAGCATGGTATACATACACCAGGGCTATCAAGGAACCACGCAGGAGATCAGAGAAGTCAAGGGACCCCTGCACTGCAACAGCGGGCTTCAGTGGGTCCCATCCGGCAACGAGTGAACTGGGGGGCACAGATAAGGGACTGAGAGAGGACGGCAGGTGGAGGGTGGATGAGCGTGACGAAAGGAAGTAGAGGGAGGCTGATAAAAGAGGGAGATAAAGAGAGACGTATCCAGGGTCAGGGATGACGAGCGAAGCAAAATAAAGCAAAGCAAGGTCAggtaaggcaaggcaagatATGGAGAAAAGGGCTGGCACTAACACCAGAACTGAGACGAGGTATTCCTTTTCCAACATTGAGTACAGTAGCATCCATCCGTCGATACCTCTCTGGGCTACCTTGGTTTGTGTCGATGGCGGCGCATAGTAGTTTCCAATGTGGGCTTAGAAGTGCAAATAGCGCCTCTGTACCGTCCTCAAAGACATAGTCTCGTTTCTTGTACCGTATAAAAATGGCATTGCATGGTGTGTTC is a genomic window containing:
- a CDS encoding related to aldehyde reductase II codes for the protein MTKVLLTGGSGFIAAHTLEQLLEKDYAVVTTVRSEDKAQKIRNAFPDKAEAGKLEIVLVPDIAKPDAFDEVAKAPGLDAVIHVASPFHYNITDPKKDLIDPAVIGTTGILKALHASAPGVKRVVITSSFASILDEAHFTDGSHVFSEKTWNPVTIDDISSSFMTAYRASKTLAERAAWDFVAEKKPSFDIVTVCPPLVLGPVSKHLATLESINTSNERIVKLLRGDWKDEIPPCTPVPLWIDVRDAARAHVRGLEEPNAGGKRLFATAGWFSHREIVDAVAKNFPEFKDRLPGPEVKGGELPPKDQIFKIDTQETEKLLKIDWISIEKSVTDLVKSLKEIGI
- a CDS encoding probable AAA protease IAP-1 (mitochondrial intermembrane space) → MAYNAMMLPNMAATTTELWPSITNIAMAPWRHMTSVTPGRSIPSKNGVEQTKVTEAQRLTEFRIPEFLQQVDFGSLSRSRFSPMTPMTAQATLSNMGRIGLRAANPILRHPQFQPRVLTQSSFLRSFSQSSSGILSSPRGISTLSAFSVQRRAFGSSNGISRNQLATLEESANRNPGNANAQNAFYQLLLRANMPAILVERYQSGRFASNAATNDAYQRALTMLGVNANQAANAQGAVNGNFAGTQWPTYEQGIANAAVAGSANGGNPMGHKGEPIHVIVQESTRSTIFRWVKFLAIFIVTTYLCFALVTIAIEAFSTFRRGGPSSKADSEVKAEKQNTRFNDVHGCDEAKEELQEVVEFLKNPEKFSDLGAKLPKGVLLVGPPGTGKTLLARAVAGEAGVPFFYMSGSEFDEIFVGVGAKRVRDLFTAAKSKSPAIVFIDELDAIGGKRNPRDQAHAKQTLNQLLTELDGFDQDSKIIIIGATNLPKMLDKALTRPGRFDRHVNVELPDVRGRIAILKHHAKKIKVGPDVDLEAIAARCPGRSGAELENMLNVAALRASRAKATVVRKQDMEWAYDRVTMGSERKSMVITEKEKEMTAYHEAGHALVQLFDKESSNTLYKVTILPKGPSLGHTAQLPQMDKYSYTAAEYMSNIRVALGGKMAEELRYGDDKVTSGVSSDLERATDLSFMMVTLFGMSSALGPVEYGRRYENLSSETKAAIEGEVQRTIRKSYEDVRKLLTDKRNELDLLAKALVKYETLDKAEVEKVIRGESLPGRIIAPKGPMTLPIPQQAPTPPGLGGVAHPQPPETPAPPAAADTSNTEG
- a CDS encoding related to zinc finger protein is translated as MELMELVENEPTARPFQCDWQSCTKSFNRKSDLQRHYRIHTNERPYACSIPGCGKSFIQRSALTVHIRTHTGEKPHQCQHIGCGKRFSDSSSLARHRRIHTGKRPYKCAHDGCSKSFCRKTTMVKHQRRSHQQGMNPNDIDDCSSDSDDDESPSTPQHSSMPWSPHEMVSMNQGAPSGPLHRASSYADFESQVHGHHMHQHYGNRQGIPANVPHEYHGTPVPEQHPHVQLVHRAATMPRQAYYVTEAGNPGVATMTSTVPPHYQLSQQVERPPMELPYSAPGIATSIQSSPSTFSATSVPSPMIPEGFYAHQPGSQPAYTTAESQPAMIQYQQPIQHHMAQPQQPVVSQAQHIPPTAGHYAPPSAHPQQEQWPHYDPPIEVTTIGQLPAYGTAVYDIYGPKIEFEDPSLQLPSSRLASM